The following are encoded together in the Flavobacterium sp. TR2 genome:
- a CDS encoding glycoside hydrolase family 30 beta sandwich domain-containing protein, with product MKNINKKLQILVLLPLIAMQLNCGSSKSVTANSGKVESWITTTDETSKLKKQTDLVFGSESNSNQTIEVNPAEKFQTIEGFGFSLTGGSAQAIKKLDKPKRDALLQELFSRKNDAIGLSYLRISIGASDLNEKVFSYDDMPEGQTDLNLEHFNLGPDLDDVIPVLKEILAIKPKIKIMGSPWSPPVWMKDNGSSKGGSLQPKYYGVYAQYFVKYIQAMKSHGIVIDAITPQNEPLHPGNNPSLLMLAEQQADFIGNHLGPAFAKAGIKTKIIVYDHNCNKPEYPLTILKDPKANPFVAGSAFHLYEGDISALTTVHNAFPNKDLYFTEQYTGSGTNFETDLKWSVKNVVIGSMRNWSKNALSWGLANDEFYKPFTPGGCSTCKGALMIDQNQNIKREVGYYIIGHASKFVPEGSVRIGSNIAGNLYNVAFKTPSGQTVLIVENDGASAETFNIKYNQKQTATTLNAGAVATFVW from the coding sequence ATGAAAAACATCAACAAAAAACTTCAAATCCTAGTTTTGCTGCCGCTAATTGCAATGCAGTTAAACTGCGGATCTTCAAAAAGTGTTACTGCCAATTCTGGAAAAGTAGAATCTTGGATTACTACTACAGATGAAACTTCAAAACTTAAAAAGCAGACAGATTTAGTTTTTGGCTCAGAAAGCAATTCAAATCAGACGATTGAAGTAAATCCAGCTGAAAAATTTCAAACCATCGAAGGATTTGGATTTTCATTAACAGGAGGAAGCGCTCAGGCTATTAAAAAATTGGATAAACCAAAAAGAGATGCCTTGCTTCAGGAATTATTTTCAAGAAAAAATGACGCAATCGGTCTAAGTTATTTAAGAATAAGTATTGGGGCATCAGATTTGAATGAAAAAGTTTTTTCGTATGATGATATGCCAGAAGGACAAACAGATCTGAATTTGGAGCACTTTAATCTTGGTCCAGATTTAGACGATGTAATTCCGGTTTTAAAAGAAATATTAGCTATAAAACCTAAAATAAAAATAATGGGATCTCCGTGGTCTCCGCCAGTTTGGATGAAAGACAACGGAAGCTCAAAAGGAGGAAGCTTACAGCCAAAATATTATGGAGTTTATGCGCAGTATTTTGTAAAATATATTCAAGCCATGAAATCGCACGGAATTGTTATCGATGCCATAACGCCTCAAAATGAGCCATTGCATCCAGGAAACAATCCGAGTTTGTTAATGCTGGCAGAACAGCAGGCAGATTTTATTGGGAATCATTTAGGCCCCGCTTTCGCGAAAGCAGGAATCAAAACCAAAATTATTGTTTACGACCACAACTGCAACAAGCCAGAATATCCTTTAACAATTTTAAAAGATCCAAAAGCAAATCCGTTTGTAGCAGGATCAGCTTTTCATTTGTACGAAGGAGATATTAGTGCTTTAACTACTGTTCATAATGCTTTTCCAAACAAAGATTTGTATTTTACAGAACAATATACAGGTTCAGGAACTAATTTTGAAACCGATTTGAAATGGAGCGTAAAAAATGTAGTAATCGGTTCAATGAGAAATTGGAGTAAAAATGCCCTTTCATGGGGATTGGCAAATGATGAATTCTACAAACCTTTCACGCCAGGAGGATGCTCCACTTGCAAAGGAGCTTTAATGATCGATCAGAATCAGAACATTAAGAGAGAAGTAGGATATTATATCATCGGGCACGCTTCTAAATTTGTTCCAGAAGGTTCAGTAAGAATTGGAAGTAATATTGCAGGAAACTTATATAACGTGGCTTTCAAAACTCCATCGGGACAAACCGTTTTAATTGTAGAAAATGATGGAGCTTCGGCAGAAACATTCAATATTAAATACAACCAAAAACAAACCGCAACCACACTAAACGCTGGGGCAGTAGCTACTTTCGTTTGGTAA
- a CDS encoding glycoside hydrolase family 3 N-terminal domain-containing protein, whose protein sequence is MKKVTTITLFMLSLFASAQQQTIDQKVNDLLKKMTIEEKVGQLNQYTGDNQATGPITINPNKQAEIKQGLIGSMLNVIGTKYTRGYQELAMQSRLKIPLLFGQDVIHGYKTTFPLPLAEAASWDLQAIELAARVAATEASASGIHWTFAPMVDIGRDPRWGRVMEGAGEDTYLGSKIAYARVKGFQGNKLGDLNSVMACVKHFAAYGAGVGGRDYNSVDMSERMLLETYLPPFKAALDAGAATFMNSFNDINGIPATGNAHLQRDILKGKWNFQGFVVSDWGSIGEMVAHGYSKDLKEAAYSAITAGSDMDMESNAYRKNLAELVKEGRVSIDLVDDAVRRILRKKFELGLFDDPYKYSDPKREEKALANPEHRKAALEMAEKSIVLLKNENQTLPISKSTKTIAFIGPMVKEYKANMGFWAVELPEVNYDKWVVSQWDGLQSKVGKNTKLLYAKGCEVTGDNKDGFAEAVATAKQADVVILSVGERHDMSGEAKSRSDIHLPGVQEDLIKAVMATGKPVVVLINAGRPLVFNWTADNVPAIMYTWWLGSEAGNAIANVLFGDYNPSGKLPMTFPREVGQVPIYYNHFSTGRPAKDENSINYVSAYIDLKNSPKYPFGYGLSYTTFDYSGLKLSSAKIKSSETIKVSFQLKNSGKVTGEEVVQLYLKDKFGSVVRPVLELKDFQKVKLNAGESKTIEFTIDKERLSFYNNKLEWVAEPGDFEVMIGTSSADIKLKSDFELVN, encoded by the coding sequence ATGAAAAAAGTAACCACAATTACGCTGTTTATGCTTTCGCTTTTTGCGTCGGCACAGCAGCAGACAATAGATCAGAAAGTCAACGATCTGTTGAAAAAAATGACAATTGAAGAAAAGGTCGGCCAGCTGAATCAATATACTGGCGATAATCAGGCAACAGGGCCCATTACCATAAATCCGAACAAACAAGCCGAAATCAAACAAGGTTTAATTGGTTCGATGCTAAATGTTATTGGAACAAAATATACCAGAGGGTATCAGGAATTGGCAATGCAGTCAAGACTTAAAATTCCGTTGCTGTTTGGTCAGGACGTTATTCACGGCTATAAAACCACTTTTCCCCTTCCTTTAGCCGAAGCAGCGAGCTGGGATTTGCAAGCAATCGAATTGGCAGCAAGAGTTGCCGCAACTGAAGCATCGGCCAGCGGAATTCATTGGACATTTGCTCCAATGGTAGATATTGGCCGTGATCCGCGTTGGGGGCGTGTAATGGAAGGCGCTGGAGAAGACACTTATTTAGGATCTAAAATTGCTTATGCCAGAGTAAAGGGTTTTCAAGGAAACAAATTGGGAGATTTAAACTCAGTTATGGCCTGCGTAAAACACTTTGCTGCTTATGGAGCAGGTGTTGGAGGAAGAGATTACAATTCTGTTGATATGAGCGAAAGAATGCTTTTGGAAACGTATTTGCCGCCTTTCAAAGCTGCTTTAGACGCAGGTGCTGCGACATTTATGAATTCTTTCAATGATATTAACGGAATCCCAGCAACAGGAAATGCACATCTGCAAAGAGATATTTTAAAAGGAAAATGGAATTTTCAAGGATTCGTAGTATCAGACTGGGGGTCAATTGGAGAGATGGTAGCTCATGGATATTCTAAAGATCTTAAAGAAGCGGCATACTCAGCCATTACCGCAGGAAGCGATATGGATATGGAAAGTAATGCATACCGTAAAAATTTGGCAGAGTTAGTAAAAGAAGGCAGAGTTTCTATTGATCTGGTTGATGACGCTGTAAGACGCATTCTTCGCAAGAAATTTGAACTAGGATTGTTTGATGATCCTTACAAATATTCAGATCCAAAGAGAGAAGAAAAAGCTTTGGCAAATCCTGAGCATAGAAAAGCGGCTCTTGAAATGGCTGAGAAAAGTATCGTTTTATTAAAGAATGAAAACCAGACCTTGCCAATTTCAAAAAGCACCAAAACAATTGCTTTCATCGGACCAATGGTAAAAGAGTATAAGGCCAATATGGGATTTTGGGCTGTAGAATTGCCAGAAGTGAATTATGATAAATGGGTCGTTTCGCAATGGGATGGTCTGCAAAGTAAAGTAGGCAAAAACACCAAATTATTGTATGCAAAAGGCTGTGAAGTTACAGGTGACAATAAAGATGGTTTTGCAGAAGCTGTTGCAACTGCCAAACAAGCAGATGTTGTTATTTTGAGTGTTGGCGAAAGACATGATATGAGCGGTGAGGCAAAAAGCCGAAGTGATATTCATTTGCCAGGCGTTCAGGAAGATTTGATAAAAGCAGTTATGGCTACAGGAAAACCAGTTGTAGTTTTAATAAATGCAGGAAGGCCTCTTGTTTTCAATTGGACCGCAGACAATGTTCCTGCAATTATGTACACATGGTGGCTAGGAAGCGAAGCTGGAAATGCAATTGCGAATGTTTTATTTGGAGATTATAATCCATCTGGGAAATTGCCAATGACTTTCCCGAGAGAAGTAGGGCAAGTGCCAATTTATTACAATCACTTCAGCACGGGAAGACCAGCTAAAGACGAAAATTCAATAAACTATGTTTCGGCTTACATCGATTTGAAAAATTCTCCAAAATATCCTTTTGGATACGGTTTGAGCTATACAACATTTGATTATTCAGGATTGAAATTATCTTCAGCGAAAATAAAAAGCAGTGAAACGATTAAAGTTTCTTTCCAATTGAAAAATAGCGGAAAAGTAACTGGAGAAGAAGTAGTTCAGCTGTATTTGAAAGATAAATTCGGATCTGTTGTGAGACCGGTTTTAGAGTTGAAAGATTTCCAAAAAGTGAAATTAAATGCGGGAGAATCTAAAACAATCGAATTTACAATTGATAAAGAGAGACTTTCTTTCTACAATAATAAGTTAGAATGGGTTGCTGAACCAGGAGATTTTGAAGTAATGATCGGAACCTCATCAGCAGATATTAAATTAAAATCTGATTTTGAATTAGTAAATTAA
- a CDS encoding NrtR DNA-binding winged helix domain-containing protein has protein sequence MLKDIIDNNENYQPGLSIDCVIFGFHDNQLKVLLIKVERANKWSLPGGFIPVDQDIDTAAITILNGRTGVDGVFLRQFATFGKVNRNKQHFDKKTLEYLQIEEEKGKWLTRRFVTIGYYALVDFSKILPNPAGRHEVVEWIDHKEVPELILDHREILDKALDTLRTELNLMPIGYNLLPEKFTIPELQKLYETILDKKLDRRNFLRKITNIGILTKLDEKKSNVAHKAPNLYSFDKEKYDEILKNGLNQGW, from the coding sequence ATGTTAAAAGACATTATAGATAATAACGAAAACTATCAGCCAGGACTTTCTATAGATTGTGTCATTTTTGGTTTTCACGATAATCAGCTAAAAGTGTTATTGATTAAAGTGGAACGAGCCAATAAATGGTCTTTGCCTGGCGGTTTTATCCCTGTAGATCAGGATATTGATACTGCCGCCATAACGATATTGAATGGCAGAACTGGTGTTGATGGCGTTTTTTTAAGGCAATTTGCAACTTTTGGAAAAGTGAATCGCAACAAGCAGCATTTTGATAAAAAAACATTGGAATATCTTCAGATTGAAGAAGAAAAAGGGAAGTGGCTCACACGCCGTTTTGTGACAATTGGATATTATGCTTTGGTAGATTTTTCGAAAATTCTTCCAAACCCTGCAGGCAGGCATGAAGTTGTAGAATGGATTGACCATAAAGAAGTCCCTGAACTTATTTTGGACCATAGGGAGATTTTGGATAAAGCTCTGGATACTTTAAGGACAGAACTGAATTTAATGCCAATTGGGTACAATTTGCTGCCAGAGAAATTTACAATTCCGGAATTGCAGAAATTGTACGAAACGATTTTGGATAAAAAGCTTGACCGCCGTAATTTTTTACGCAAAATCACCAATATCGGAATCCTGACCAAACTAGACGAAAAGAAAAGCAATGTCGCACACAAAGCCCCAAACCTATATTCTTTTGATAAAGAAAAATACGATGAAATTCTTAAAAATGGGCTGAATCAGGGGTGGTAA